In Aestuariibaculum lutulentum, one DNA window encodes the following:
- a CDS encoding class I SAM-dependent DNA methyltransferase produces the protein MNKYQETFNTWNSIANRYEEAFFDLHLYNDTYDFFLDNLPDKESKILDVGCGPGNITNYLLNKSPNLKIKGIDISKNMIALAQKNNKSAEFKIMDIRNLDSLQDSFDGIICGFCLPYLSKKDYSKLISDCNLLLNKNGILYLSFVEGDTKNSGYISGSTGDRMYFYYHNLKDLKNELTIHGFESPKLILKSYAKRNGSEETHSILISRKK, from the coding sequence ATGAATAAATATCAGGAGACATTTAACACCTGGAATAGCATAGCCAACCGCTATGAGGAAGCGTTTTTTGACCTGCATTTATATAACGACACTTACGATTTCTTTTTAGACAATCTTCCAGATAAAGAATCAAAAATTTTAGATGTGGGCTGCGGACCTGGAAATATTACGAACTACCTGTTAAACAAAAGTCCAAACCTAAAAATTAAAGGCATAGATATTTCAAAAAACATGATTGCTTTAGCTCAAAAGAATAACAAATCAGCTGAATTTAAAATCATGGACATTAGAAATTTAGATTCACTACAAGATAGCTTCGACGGTATTATTTGCGGTTTTTGTCTCCCTTATTTATCTAAAAAAGACTACTCCAAACTCATTTCAGACTGTAATCTATTACTAAATAAAAACGGCATTCTATATCTAAGTTTTGTTGAAGGTGACACCAAAAATTCAGGATATATTTCCGGAAGTACAGGAGACCGTATGTATTTCTATTATCACAACCTAAAAGACCTTAAAAACGAATTAACTATTCACGGTTTTGAATCTCCTAAACTTATTTTAAAATCTTACGCAAAAAGAAATGGATCTGAAGAAACCCACAGTATTTTAATAAGCAGAAAAAAATAA